One segment of Solanum lycopersicum chromosome 1, SLM_r2.1 DNA contains the following:
- the LOC101259667 gene encoding uncharacterized protein isoform X2, with the protein MYAAGELLRTVGVADTAGGWVPQIFWRVVNLGGLLRPSTQENLAEDYYIIPVLLKEKALQVVQALSESHWTAFCVITWRKFQEISGGLKEAHAVLNHLCEHRKAKHLVINKKDLIEGVKVSLSARALSGTTSLDLDVLHLIWTVEKLEHQLNVIDQRWKRSRASALASLELGNKQVALKCAREMKLASLSREKCTALLNRVEEVLAVIADAEASKEVAESIRIGTQAIKENGINYDKVELCLQELNECIESQKQIEEILGSNAANAEIEDEDIEEELKELEMNFAEVPTQTSTGEDAVVAGTQETADALSESLSKLHLTHHARKDVEAEHAVESMGAMSKNGNREAVLS; encoded by the exons ATGTATGCTGCTGGTGAACTATTGCGGACTGTGGGAGTTGCTGATACAGCTGGTGGTTGGGTTCCTCAAATTTTTTGGAGAGTTGTAAATTTGGGAGGTCTGCTGAGACCATCTACTCAAGAAAATCTTGCCGAAGACTATTACATAATTCCTGTGTTACTGAAG GAAAAGGCTCTTCAAGTGGTCCAAGCGTTATCTGAAAGCCACTGGACAGCTTTCTGTGTAATTACATGGAGGAAGTTCCAGGAAATTTCTGGCGGATTGAAGGAAGCTCATGCAGTCTTGAATCACTTGTGTGAACACAGGAAAGCAAAGCACCTTGTGATAAACAAGAAGGATCTAATAGAG GGAGTGAAAGTCTCTCTTTCAGCAAGAGCACTTTCTGGCACAACAAGTCTAGATCTTGATGTGCTGCATTTGATTTGGACGGTTGAGAAACTTGAGCATCAGCTTAATGTGATAGATCAACGCTGGAAAAG GTCTAGAGCATCTGCTTTAGCTTCTCTAGAACTTGGGAACAAGCAGGTGGCCCTAAAGTGTGCAAGGGAGATGAAGTTGGCTTCTTTGAGTAGAGAAAAATGTACAGCATTACTAAACCGAGTGGAGGAAGTCCTTGCAGTTATTGCTGATGCAGAAGCCTCAAAGGAG GTTGCTGAATCCATTCGAATTGGCACACAGGCTATCAAGGAAAATGGGATCAATTATGATAAAGTTGAGCTGTGTCTACAAGAGCTGAACGAGTGTATTGAATCGCAGAAGCAGATTGAAGAAATTCTAG GCTCAAATGCAGCAAATGCAGAAATTGAGGATGAAGATATTGAAGAGGAGCTGAAGGAGCTGGAGATGAATTTTGCTGAGGTACCGACTCAAACATCCACTGGGGAAGATGCTGTAGTAGCAGGAACACAGGAAACTGCCGATGCACTGAGTGAATCTCTTTCGAAGCTTCATCTCACACACCATGCAAGGAAGGACGTGGAGGCAGAACATGCCGTGGAGTCTATGGGTGCCATGTCAAAAAATGGCAATCGTGAAGCTGTTCTGTCATAG
- the LOC101266559 gene encoding meiosis-specific protein ASY3: MDVNRKSKLRDDLASDTWSFGSNYHQSSQSRKMSIGIVIDSVSKCRTQKVQQAEDQTHLAAVKTSSKEICVYNGTTMPQKTSSKGNFTNDRNKKEIVSTPTIRNQREPTEKQTSPWISTKALHHEPTSEADTQVQKTSTAQGVVEMCNTSHRVEVGPAECSLRSFLTQTRTLQFEKSKQVKEDASIERRGKYAPKVALKDMPEKAENTGNASLRLKLQEILGTVSSPTKQCPNSLVPEQGAKASEPEQKNSGNHVGEPKQNSDTIESDTQSYGYAIRRPTTRSLARKRAPAKLKSQNRKGPPACKEDHLEKNVFVPKDLLSRTLRDASTSSPLMVYGRRGKRKSHHMEAPKVCEQNNQMKDEDTNNKCRRVPVPEKFVHPGDGSTLFQEKNDKLVQPDAGNLESPVVEMTEQLRNLQEHIDQKGNSAEKFKKKALDSESDNQSPVFALKTPGRKSFPGFAPRSNLGQLHGDDHIDITSKTEGICKVKSFDGFRREYKSNTPEESSDDAGNLENSPFLESRHIEDTQIKFSKPSSMESDPEDSEDSSNIQADIQQPPSPEICNTGEQPPRPNKKLFNKGCANLSGVSLAATSSKGIDCRQFERHLEQNEEDVLTSAITLFAFSLEKVRSKLKSVTNQRSAEILKSVAEKIHMQLQNAEFQIQADMGRINSLNKSKRKHVEEVLQEKQKHLSAIYERFKEEVTRHLQDCKSTLESLEAHEVEVKATVEKRKTSNKKLLLEVEESIETQLDNAERRVSSVHHAAREKMRQLKFVVAECLKEGVLG; encoded by the exons ATGGACGTCAACAGGAAGTCAAAATTACGAGAT GACCTTGCCAGTGACACTTGGAGTTTTGGCAGCAATTACCACCAATCCAGTCAATCTAGAAAGATGTCCATTGGAATTGTAATAGATTCAGTTTCAAAATGCAGAACTCAGAAAGTACAGCAAGCTGAAGATCAGACTCACTTGGCAGCAGTGAAAACTTCTAGCAAAGAGATATGTGTTTACAATGGGACAACAATGCCTCAGAAAACTTCAAGCAAGGGGAATTTCACAAATGACAGAAACAAGAAGGAAATAGTGAGCACTCCTACTATCAGAAATCAAAGAGAGCCCACAGAGAAGCAGACATCTCCTTGGATATCCACTAAAGCCCTCCACCATGAACCAACCTCAGAGGCAGATACTCAAGTACAGAAAACTTCAACTGCACAGGGTGTAGTTGAGATGTGCAACACATCACACAGAGTAGAGGTAGGACCAGCAGAGTGTTCCTTAAGGTCTTTCTTAACCCAGACAAGGACTTTGCAGTTTGAAAAATCCAAGCAGGTAAAGGAGGATGCTTCTATAGAGAGAAGGGGGAAATATGCACCCAAAGTTGCTCTGAAAGACATGCCCGAGAAAGCAGAAAATACAGGCAATGCATCTTTAAGATTGAAGCTTCAGGAAATCTTAGGAACTGTTTCTTCCCCAACCAAGCAGTGTCCAAATTCTCTAGTTCCCGAGCAGGGTGCAAAAGCCTCGGAACCAGAGCAGAAAAACAGTGGAAATCATGTTGGTGAACCTAAGCAAAATTCAGATACTATAGAAAGTGATACCCAAAGTTATGGGTACGCTATTAGGAGACCAACTACTCGTTCTTTAGCTCGAAAAAGAGCCCCTGCTAAGTTGAAATCACAAAATAGAAAGGGACCACCAGCATGTAAAGAGGACCACTTAGAGAAAAATGTCTTCGTTCCTAAAGATCTGCTTTCTAGGACGTTACGTGATGCTAGCACTAGTAGTCCTTTGATGGTATATGGAAGGAGAGGAAAGAGGAAGAGTCACCACATGGAAGCACCTAAGGTTTGTGAGCAGAACAATCAAATGAAAGATGAAGACACAAACAATAAGTGTAGAAGAGTACCAGTTCCTGAGAAGTTTGTACATCCTGGTGATGGCTCTACTTTATTTCAGGAGAAAAATGACAAGTTGGTCCAACCAGATGCTGGTAACCTAGAATCCCCTGTAGTGGAAATGACTGAGCAGCTGAGAAATCTACAAGAACATATAGATCAGAAAGGAAACTCAGCAGAAAAATTCAAGAAGAAAGCATTGGACTCGGAGTCTGACAATCAAAGCCCAGTTTTTGCTTTGAAAACACCTGGCAGAAAATCTTTTCCAGGATTTGCACCAAGAAGCAATCTGGGGCAACTGCATGGTGATGATCATATAGATATAACATCAAAAACTGAGGGAATTTGTAAGGTCAAGAGCTTTGATGGATTTAGACGAGAATATAAGTCCAATACACCCGAAGAATCATCA GATGATGCAGGAAATTTGGAAAATTCTCCTTTTCTGGAATCAAGACATATAGAAGATACACAAATTAAGTTTTCCAAACCATCATCCATGGAAAGTGATCCCGAGGACTCGGAAGACAGTTCAAATATTCAAG CTGATATACAGCAACCACCATCTCCTGAAATTTGCAATACCGGGGAACAACCTCCTCGACCAAACAAAAAGCTGTTCAACAAAGGGTGTGCTAATCTTTCTGGAGTTAGTCTTGCTGCAACTTCTTCTAAAG GAATTGATTGTAGGCAGTTTGAAAGGCATTTAGAACAGAATGAAGAGGATGTGCTAACTAG TGCCATCACCTTATTTGCTTTCTCATTAGAGAAAGTTAGAAGCAAGCTGAAGTCTGTGACTAACCAAAGATCTGCTGAGATCCTGAAGTCAGTTGCTGAGAAAATACATATGCAGTTGCAGAATGCTGAATTTCAGATTCAAGCAGACAT GGGGAGAATAAACAGTCTGAATAAATCAAAGAGAAAGCATGTAGAAGAAGTGCTTCAAG AGAAACAAAAACACCTGAGTGCCATATACGAACGATTCAAAGAAGAGGTCACTCGGCATCTCCAGGATTGCAAGAGCACACTTGAATCTCTAGAAGCACATGAAGTCGAAGTGAAAGCAACTGTGGAAAAGAGAA AAACATCAAATAAGAAGCTACTTTTGGAAGTGGAAGAATCAATTGAGACTCAGCTTGACAATGCTGAAAGAAGGGTTTCTTCGGTCCACCAT GCGGCAAGGGAGAAGATGCGTCAGCTGAAATTCGTGGTTGCTGAATGCTTAAAAGAGGGTGTTCTTGGTTGA